From the genome of Thermoflexus hugenholtzii, one region includes:
- a CDS encoding nitrilase-related carbon-nitrogen hydrolase, with protein MSTLKVGLAQIYPRLGDLEANLEKHLEFIEEAAARGADLVVFPELSLTGYVLQDLTYEVAIRPEPDHPILRPLLDASRRVDLVVGFVEIDERGRYYTAGAYLSGGQMLHRHRKVYLPTYGMFDEGRDMAPGDRVRAFRTRFGRFGLLICEDFWHVSPPYLLWLDGAEVLIFTSASPGRGLGIPGKLGSARWVELVNQAYASLFTVFVIHVNRAGFEDGQNFWGGSTIFDPNGDLVVQGPYFDEALILASIDLDQIRRTRIRLPLVRDERPDLVLRELRRILGSSAPEARDP; from the coding sequence ATGAGCACCCTGAAGGTGGGACTGGCCCAGATCTATCCTCGCCTGGGGGATCTGGAGGCGAACCTGGAGAAGCATCTGGAGTTCATCGAGGAGGCGGCGGCGCGGGGCGCCGACCTCGTCGTGTTCCCCGAGCTCTCCCTCACGGGCTACGTGCTGCAGGACCTGACCTACGAGGTGGCCATCCGGCCGGAGCCGGATCATCCGATCCTCCGCCCGCTGCTGGACGCCAGCCGGCGGGTGGATCTGGTGGTGGGGTTTGTGGAGATCGATGAACGGGGACGCTACTATACCGCGGGGGCCTATCTCTCCGGGGGGCAGATGCTCCATCGTCATCGCAAGGTGTATCTGCCCACCTACGGGATGTTCGACGAAGGCCGGGACATGGCCCCCGGCGACCGAGTCCGCGCCTTCCGCACCCGGTTCGGCCGTTTCGGCCTGCTGATCTGTGAGGATTTCTGGCATGTCAGCCCTCCCTACCTGCTGTGGCTGGACGGGGCGGAAGTGTTGATCTTCACCTCCGCCAGCCCCGGGCGCGGCCTGGGGATCCCCGGGAAGCTGGGAAGCGCGCGCTGGGTGGAGCTGGTCAATCAGGCCTACGCCAGCCTCTTCACCGTGTTCGTCATCCATGTCAACCGCGCCGGCTTCGAGGACGGTCAGAACTTCTGGGGCGGGTCGACCATCTTCGACCCCAACGGGGATCTGGTCGTCCAGGGTCCTTATTTCGACGAGGCGCTGATCCTGGCCTCCATCGATCTGGATCAGATTCGGCGGACGCGGATCCGCCTGCCGCTGGTGCGCGACGAACGCCCGGATCTGGTCCTCCGGGAGCTGCGGCGGATCCTCGGATCGTCCGCCCCGGAGGCACGGGATCCCTGA
- the map gene encoding type I methionyl aminopeptidase, which produces MSPWVVPRTRRPAEGIRLKTWQEIRMMREAGRIVAEVLEAMRTLVQPGVTTAELDRWAEDYIRRRGGIPAFKGYPSMKDEGGPPYPATLCTSVNHVLVHGIPGPYRLREGDIISIDVGVNFRGYFADGAITLPVGEISPEARRLIEVTQAALWAAIAQARVGRRLGDIQWAIQHTVESQGFQVAREFVSHGVGRALHEAPSFVNRGRPGRGLPLRPGMTLAIEPMVIMGDWRTRILEDGWTVVTLDGSLTAHFEHTVAITEGDPIILTALEDDPRLAS; this is translated from the coding sequence ATGAGCCCCTGGGTGGTCCCTCGAACGCGTCGTCCGGCCGAAGGGATCCGGCTCAAGACGTGGCAGGAAATCCGGATGATGCGGGAGGCCGGCCGCATCGTGGCCGAGGTCCTGGAGGCCATGCGCACCCTGGTCCAGCCCGGCGTGACCACCGCGGAGCTCGATCGGTGGGCGGAGGATTACATCCGCCGGCGGGGCGGGATCCCGGCCTTCAAGGGGTATCCCAGCATGAAGGACGAAGGCGGACCGCCCTATCCGGCCACCCTGTGCACTTCCGTCAACCACGTGCTGGTGCACGGGATCCCCGGGCCCTATCGCCTCCGGGAAGGCGATATCATCAGCATCGATGTGGGGGTGAACTTCCGGGGATACTTCGCCGACGGGGCGATCACCCTCCCCGTCGGGGAGATCTCCCCGGAGGCCCGGCGCCTGATCGAGGTCACCCAGGCGGCCCTGTGGGCGGCCATCGCCCAGGCCCGAGTGGGCCGTCGCCTGGGTGACATCCAGTGGGCCATCCAGCATACCGTGGAATCCCAGGGTTTCCAGGTGGCCCGGGAGTTCGTCAGCCACGGGGTCGGGCGGGCCCTTCACGAGGCCCCCTCTTTCGTAAACCGGGGGCGCCCCGGGCGGGGCCTTCCCCTGCGACCCGGGATGACCCTGGCCATCGAGCCGATGGTGATCATGGGGGACTGGCGGACCCGCATCCTGGAGGACGGATGGACGGTGGTCACCCTGGACGGAAGCCTGACGGCTCACTTTGAGCACACCGTGGCGATCACGGAGGGGGATCCCATCATCCTCACCGCCCTGGAGGATGATCCCCGGCTCGCCTCCTGA
- the rpsK gene encoding 30S ribosomal protein S11 produces MARGSRSGRKARRNVTRAHVYIHATFNNTIVTVTDPNGDTLTWASGGTIGYKGSKKSTPYAARLAAEQAARKAMDMGVREIDVFINGPGPGREAALRALHAMGLKIRSITDVTPIPHNGCKPPSKRRV; encoded by the coding sequence ATGGCGCGAGGTTCGCGGAGCGGTCGTAAGGCCCGCCGGAACGTGACGCGGGCGCACGTTTACATCCACGCCACGTTCAACAACACCATCGTCACGGTGACGGATCCCAACGGGGATACCTTAACGTGGGCCAGCGGGGGGACCATCGGCTACAAGGGTTCCAAGAAGAGCACTCCCTATGCGGCCCGCCTGGCGGCGGAACAGGCCGCCCGCAAGGCGATGGACATGGGGGTGCGGGAGATCGACGTCTTCATCAACGGGCCCGGCCCCGGGCGGGAGGCGGCACTGCGGGCCCTGCACGCGATGGGGTTGAAGATCCGTTCCATCACCGACGTCACACCGATCCCCCACAACGGGTGCAAGCCGCCCTCCAAGCGGCGGGTGTGA
- a CDS encoding adenylate kinase, translating to MPLDLILMGPPGAGKGTQAKILSQRLGIPHVASGDLFRDHLHRQTPLGQLARQYMDRGELVPDDVTIGMIRERLEQPDCRGGVILDGFPRTPAQARALDEMLSEMGRSLVAVLYIRVREELLLRRLAGRWTCRTCGAVYHIEFNPPRIPGRCDLDGGTLYQREDDTEEVQRRRIQVYQEQTAPLVSFYRDRGLLVEIDGEQPIPEVTAALLQAIEIRRTADP from the coding sequence ATGCCGCTCGATCTGATCCTGATGGGACCCCCAGGGGCGGGGAAGGGGACGCAGGCCAAGATCCTCAGCCAGCGCCTGGGCATCCCCCATGTGGCCAGCGGGGATCTCTTCCGGGATCACTTGCATCGTCAGACCCCTCTCGGGCAGCTGGCCCGCCAGTATATGGATCGGGGGGAGCTGGTTCCGGATGATGTGACCATCGGCATGATCCGGGAGCGGCTGGAGCAGCCGGACTGCCGGGGCGGCGTGATCCTGGATGGGTTCCCTCGCACGCCTGCCCAGGCCCGGGCGCTGGATGAGATGCTCTCCGAGATGGGGCGCTCCCTGGTTGCCGTGCTCTATATCCGGGTGCGAGAGGAACTGCTGCTCCGCCGCCTGGCCGGCCGCTGGACATGCCGGACCTGTGGGGCGGTCTATCACATCGAGTTCAATCCTCCTCGCATCCCCGGTCGATGCGATCTGGACGGAGGGACCCTTTACCAGCGCGAGGACGACACCGAGGAGGTCCAGCGCCGGCGGATCCAGGTCTATCAGGAGCAGACGGCGCCGCTGGTCTCGTTCTACCGGGACCGGGGGCTCCTGGTGGAGATCGATGGGGAGCAACCGATCCCGGAGGTAACCGCGGCCCTCCTCCAGGCCATCGAGATCCGGAGGACGGCGGATCCATGA
- the rplM gene encoding 50S ribosomal protein L13 has protein sequence MKTYVTKPADIRAEWWIVDATGQNLGRLASRIAQILRGKHKPYFDPSQDCGDYVIVINAEKVAVHPRHLDQKIYYRHSGYPGGLKEIPLRRMLQTHPERVIQKAVWGMLPKNRLGRRMLKKLKVYAGPEHPHQAQQPKPLPL, from the coding sequence GTGAAAACCTATGTGACCAAACCCGCGGACATCCGAGCCGAGTGGTGGATCGTCGACGCCACAGGCCAGAACCTGGGACGGCTGGCCAGCCGGATCGCTCAGATCCTGCGTGGCAAGCACAAGCCGTATTTCGACCCCTCCCAGGATTGCGGGGATTATGTGATTGTCATCAACGCGGAGAAGGTGGCCGTTCACCCGCGGCACCTCGATCAGAAAATCTACTACCGCCACAGCGGGTATCCCGGCGGCTTGAAGGAGATCCCGCTGCGCCGGATGCTGCAGACGCATCCGGAGCGGGTGATCCAGAAGGCCGTCTGGGGGATGCTGCCCAAGAACCGGCTGGGACGGCGCATGCTCAAGAAGTTAAAGGTTTATGCCGGGCCGGAGCATCCGCACCAGGCCCAGCAGCCCAAGCCGCTTCCGCTGTGA
- the rpsM gene encoding 30S ribosomal protein S13, protein MARIAGVELPRDKRVEIALTYIFGIGRSLAKRILQQTGVNPDKRVKDLTESEVNILRETIERNYKVEGDLRREIAMNIKRLIDIGCYRGLRHKMNLPVRGQRTRTNARTRKGPRKTVPGRGRKRGAKKK, encoded by the coding sequence ATGGCACGGATCGCAGGCGTGGAGTTGCCCCGGGATAAACGGGTGGAGATCGCCCTCACCTACATTTTCGGGATCGGCCGCTCGCTGGCCAAGCGGATCCTTCAGCAGACCGGGGTGAACCCGGATAAGCGGGTGAAGGATCTGACGGAGAGCGAGGTGAACATCCTTCGCGAGACCATCGAGCGGAACTATAAGGTGGAGGGCGATCTGCGACGCGAGATCGCCATGAACATCAAGCGCCTGATCGACATCGGGTGCTACCGGGGGCTGCGGCACAAAATGAACCTGCCGGTGCGCGGCCAGCGGACCCGGACGAACGCCCGGACCCGGAAGGGTCCGCGGAAGACGGTGCCCGGCCGCGGCCGCAAGCGCGGCGCCAAGAAGAAGTAA
- the secY gene encoding preprotein translocase subunit SecY — protein sequence MLDALRNAWHLPDLRRKILYTLLILAIYRLAAHIPVPGVDRAALQQLLQGTTAAGQLYIILDLLSGGAIANFSIMAMGVYPYVTASIILQLLVPVVPQLERLVKEGGSEGRRKLEQYTYFLTVPLAALYAIGQANLLSAPGRAVLPNFGFAPHQLLPTLTVILTMTAGTMFAIWLGQLITEQGIGNGLSLIIFGGIVARAPYNLAQIWTSNGTLGILVFLALTVITVAAIVFIQEGQRRIPVQYGRRVRGHRIYGGGSTYIPLRVNMAGMIPLILAQSVLAFPAIIAQFFQYSSNAIVASIANTIVSVFSGFSDIYWPMYFITVVAFTYFYTDVMLQQMNLADTLQKQGGFIPGIRPGKATEQYINRISRRITLVGALFLGILAILPWPVRAVLQTNVLLFSSAALLIVVGVVLDTMRQLEAQLVMRHYEGFIR from the coding sequence ATGCTGGACGCCCTGCGCAACGCCTGGCATCTGCCGGATCTGCGGCGGAAGATCCTCTATACGCTGCTGATCCTGGCCATCTACCGCCTGGCCGCCCACATCCCGGTGCCCGGCGTGGACCGCGCCGCTCTGCAGCAGCTGCTCCAGGGCACCACCGCCGCCGGGCAGCTTTATATCATCCTGGATCTGCTCTCCGGCGGGGCCATCGCGAACTTCTCCATTATGGCCATGGGCGTGTATCCCTACGTCACCGCCTCCATCATCCTGCAGTTGCTGGTGCCCGTCGTGCCGCAGCTGGAGCGGCTGGTGAAAGAGGGCGGATCCGAAGGCCGGCGCAAGCTCGAGCAATACACGTATTTCCTGACCGTCCCCCTGGCCGCCCTCTACGCCATCGGTCAGGCGAACCTGCTCAGCGCCCCCGGCCGGGCGGTGCTGCCCAACTTCGGCTTCGCTCCTCATCAACTGCTGCCGACCCTGACGGTGATCCTGACGATGACGGCCGGCACCATGTTCGCCATCTGGCTGGGCCAGCTGATCACCGAACAAGGGATCGGCAACGGGCTCTCCCTGATCATCTTCGGGGGGATCGTGGCCCGAGCCCCCTACAACTTGGCCCAGATCTGGACCAGCAACGGCACCCTGGGCATCCTGGTGTTCCTGGCCCTGACCGTGATCACCGTCGCGGCCATCGTCTTCATCCAGGAAGGCCAGCGGCGGATCCCGGTTCAGTATGGACGCCGGGTGCGGGGCCATCGGATCTACGGGGGCGGCAGCACCTACATCCCCCTCCGGGTGAACATGGCGGGGATGATCCCCCTCATCCTCGCCCAGTCCGTCCTGGCTTTCCCGGCCATCATCGCCCAGTTCTTCCAGTATTCCAGCAACGCCATTGTGGCGAGCATCGCCAACACCATCGTGAGCGTCTTCTCCGGATTCAGCGATATCTACTGGCCGATGTATTTCATCACCGTGGTGGCCTTCACCTATTTCTACACGGATGTGATGTTGCAGCAGATGAACCTGGCTGACACCCTTCAGAAGCAGGGCGGATTCATCCCGGGGATCCGGCCGGGGAAGGCCACCGAGCAGTATATCAACCGGATCTCCCGGCGGATCACCCTGGTGGGGGCGCTGTTCCTGGGGATCCTGGCCATCCTGCCCTGGCCGGTGCGGGCCGTGCTCCAGACCAATGTGCTGCTCTTCAGCAGCGCCGCTCTCCTCATCGTGGTGGGCGTGGTCCTGGACACGATGCGCCAGCTGGAGGCGCAACTGGTGATGCGTCACTACGAGGGCTTCATCCGCTGA
- the rplQ gene encoding 50S ribosomal protein L17: MRHRVAGKTLSRDKDHREALARNLATQLFLHGAIETTEAKAEFVQAYAEKLITLAKKALEDPSRQVAARRLAAARLYGREVVKKLFDEIAPRYRDRNGGYTRIYKLGFRRGDAAPMARLELVQD; encoded by the coding sequence ATGCGCCATCGAGTTGCCGGGAAGACGTTAAGCCGGGACAAGGATCATCGCGAAGCCTTGGCCCGTAACCTGGCCACGCAGCTCTTCCTGCACGGGGCGATCGAGACCACGGAGGCCAAGGCGGAGTTCGTGCAGGCCTACGCGGAGAAGCTGATCACGCTGGCCAAGAAAGCCCTGGAGGATCCCTCCCGGCAGGTGGCTGCGCGTCGGCTGGCGGCGGCCCGGCTCTACGGCCGGGAAGTGGTGAAGAAGCTCTTCGATGAGATCGCGCCCCGTTACCGGGATCGGAACGGGGGCTACACCCGGATTTACAAACTGGGATTCCGCCGGGGGGACGCCGCGCCGATGGCGCGCCTGGAGCTGGTCCAGGATTAA
- the rpsI gene encoding 30S ribosomal protein S9 — translation MAVAMEGITFEAFKGRPYVEGVGRRKRAVARVRLYTGGTGVFIVNNKPVQDYFVRPQDLHHLFEPLRLVGLEGKLDVTVKVEGGGLTGQAGAVRLGLARALLAIDPSLRPLLKQHGMLTRDPREKERKKPGLKRARKAPQSPKR, via the coding sequence ATGGCTGTGGCGATGGAAGGGATCACCTTTGAGGCCTTCAAAGGCCGACCGTATGTCGAAGGCGTGGGCCGGCGCAAGCGGGCCGTGGCCCGGGTCCGGCTGTATACAGGCGGGACCGGCGTCTTCATTGTCAACAACAAGCCGGTCCAGGACTACTTCGTGCGCCCGCAGGATCTCCACCATCTGTTCGAGCCATTGCGTCTGGTCGGGCTGGAGGGGAAGCTGGACGTGACGGTGAAGGTGGAGGGGGGTGGCCTCACCGGGCAGGCCGGGGCGGTCCGTTTGGGATTGGCCCGCGCGCTGCTCGCCATCGATCCGAGCCTGCGGCCGTTGCTCAAGCAACATGGCATGCTGACCCGCGATCCGCGGGAGAAAGAGCGCAAGAAGCCGGGCCTCAAGCGGGCGCGCAAGGCCCCGCAGTCGCCCAAGCGCTGA
- a CDS encoding extracellular solute-binding protein translates to MRWTQGVGLLALMAAAACAPLGRPSRLLVLWHALDPERGAALARLTEAFMARHPDVAIYIETFPGSSELLRRLHQPSERGPDLVLIPSEAVPALVQAGRLTPLRPWMEDPVRGLSAAERQDLLPPTTAGSLPFLREGLVLYADIDRLLESGLEQPPGDWEAIRQVCLRGALDLNGDGIPDTAGWMAPRAAWTLQGWLAGRSEAEAQALLEAVQGMLRVGCARLADPPQALRAFLEGETVLLFGSSRWLFTLERESEAGRLRFRPALAPLPDPGMRGRPILPGWGWDLAIAATDPGQQAAAWSFIRWTLDPEVQVRWAQEAQALPVRRTAAVRLQQLAGPDSLVGQLMKWVLEGYQEEPADQRPAAPRLEEALRLLESGTAVSILLDRLRSP, encoded by the coding sequence ATGCGCTGGACACAGGGAGTGGGGCTTCTCGCCCTGATGGCCGCAGCGGCCTGCGCCCCGCTGGGGAGGCCGTCCCGTCTGCTCGTCCTCTGGCACGCCCTGGATCCCGAACGGGGGGCTGCCCTGGCTCGGCTGACCGAGGCCTTTATGGCCCGGCATCCGGACGTGGCGATTTACATCGAAACCTTCCCCGGCTCCTCCGAGCTGCTCCGTCGTCTCCATCAGCCCTCGGAGCGCGGGCCTGATCTCGTGCTGATCCCCTCCGAGGCGGTCCCCGCCCTCGTGCAGGCCGGCCGGCTGACCCCCTTGAGGCCCTGGATGGAGGATCCGGTCCGCGGCCTTTCTGCGGCGGAGCGCCAGGATCTGTTGCCCCCCACGACGGCGGGCTCCCTCCCTTTCCTTCGGGAAGGGCTGGTGCTCTACGCGGACATCGATCGCTTGCTGGAGTCCGGCCTGGAGCAACCCCCGGGGGACTGGGAGGCGATCCGCCAGGTCTGCCTGCGGGGCGCGCTGGATCTGAACGGCGATGGGATCCCGGACACCGCGGGCTGGATGGCGCCACGGGCAGCCTGGACGCTTCAGGGGTGGCTGGCCGGGCGCTCCGAGGCCGAGGCCCAGGCGCTGCTGGAGGCGGTGCAGGGGATGCTCCGGGTGGGCTGCGCCCGCCTGGCGGATCCCCCGCAGGCGCTGCGGGCCTTCCTGGAGGGCGAAACGGTCCTCCTCTTCGGCTCCAGCCGCTGGCTCTTCACGCTGGAACGGGAAAGCGAGGCCGGGCGCCTGCGCTTCCGCCCGGCCCTCGCCCCGCTGCCGGATCCCGGGATGCGCGGCCGTCCGATCCTGCCGGGATGGGGCTGGGATCTGGCGATCGCCGCGACGGATCCAGGCCAGCAGGCCGCCGCGTGGTCCTTCATCCGCTGGACCCTGGATCCGGAGGTGCAGGTCCGCTGGGCGCAGGAGGCGCAGGCCCTTCCGGTTCGCCGGACGGCGGCCGTTCGCCTCCAGCAGCTCGCCGGCCCGGACAGCCTCGTGGGTCAGCTGATGAAATGGGTGCTGGAAGGTTACCAGGAGGAGCCCGCGGATCAGCGTCCTGCGGCCCCTCGTCTGGAGGAAGCGCTCCGCCTTCTCGAGAGCGGGACGGCCGTTTCGATCCTCCTGGATCGATTGCGGAGCCCATAA
- the truA gene encoding tRNA pseudouridine(38-40) synthase TruA produces MRVWAAIAYVGTAYRGFQRLAPSHEPTVQGTLEAALARLTGVPVRVRGAGRTDAGVHALGQVVAFDVTWRHSLADLQRALNAVLPADIVVWALGEAPLDFHPRREARSRAYRYVIYTGPWRDPFGRYLAWHVPRPLRLEAMQQAAAAWVGRHDFGAFGRPPRGQNTVREVRRAQVEANGNWVFFEIEADAFLYHMVRIMAAVLVAVGRGDRPPEAAGFYLEHPEAYPADAPAPAHGLYFVGARYDRIAIPPAPDFLPHWMEGGRPRSGGREDPET; encoded by the coding sequence ATGCGGGTCTGGGCGGCCATCGCATATGTCGGCACAGCCTATCGAGGGTTCCAGCGGCTGGCCCCTTCTCATGAGCCGACCGTCCAGGGGACTCTGGAGGCCGCCCTCGCCCGCCTGACCGGAGTCCCGGTCCGGGTGCGGGGGGCGGGCCGCACGGACGCCGGGGTGCATGCTTTGGGTCAGGTGGTGGCCTTTGATGTGACCTGGCGCCACTCCCTGGCGGATCTCCAGCGAGCCCTGAACGCCGTCCTGCCGGCGGACATTGTGGTCTGGGCTCTGGGGGAGGCGCCGCTGGACTTCCACCCCCGCCGGGAGGCGCGGTCGCGGGCCTACCGTTACGTGATCTACACCGGGCCCTGGCGGGATCCCTTCGGGCGATACCTGGCGTGGCATGTGCCGCGCCCGCTCCGCCTGGAGGCGATGCAGCAGGCGGCCGCCGCCTGGGTGGGCCGCCACGATTTCGGCGCCTTCGGCCGCCCCCCTCGCGGCCAGAACACGGTGCGGGAGGTCCGCCGGGCGCAGGTGGAGGCCAACGGGAACTGGGTGTTCTTCGAGATCGAGGCAGACGCTTTCCTTTATCATATGGTTCGGATCATGGCTGCTGTGCTGGTGGCGGTGGGGCGAGGCGATCGCCCTCCGGAGGCGGCAGGGTTCTACCTGGAGCACCCGGAGGCCTACCCGGCGGACGCCCCCGCCCCTGCCCACGGCTTGTATTTCGTCGGGGCACGCTACGATCGGATCGCGATCCCGCCGGCGCCGGACTTCCTGCCCCACTGGATGGAGGGTGGGAGGCCTCGATCGGGCGGACGTGAAGATCCGGAAACCTGA
- the rpmD gene encoding 50S ribosomal protein L30: protein MKAEGTRCLRITLVKSPIGYSQRQRRTLRTLGLRHLNDVVEWPDTPVVRGMVAKVSHLVQVEEVEREAA from the coding sequence ATGAAGGCTGAAGGGACCCGCTGTTTGCGCATCACGCTGGTGAAAAGCCCCATCGGGTATTCCCAGCGTCAGCGCCGCACCCTGCGCACCCTGGGGTTGCGCCATCTAAACGATGTGGTGGAGTGGCCGGACACCCCGGTGGTGCGGGGGATGGTGGCCAAGGTGAGCCATCTGGTTCAGGTGGAGGAGGTGGAGCGTGAAGCTGCATGA
- the rplO gene encoding 50S ribosomal protein L15, whose protein sequence is MKLHELKPAPGSKKARKRVGRGLGSGHGTYAGRGRKGQKSRSGDRKMPPYFEGGRTPLVRRLPKARGEGFTLVEKVIYQPVNVGQLNRFPPHSEITPLILAQAGLLRDPEEPVVILGDGEVDRPLVVKAHRFSASARAKIEAAGGQAVVIPR, encoded by the coding sequence GTGAAGCTGCATGAACTGAAGCCGGCACCGGGGTCGAAGAAAGCGCGCAAGCGGGTGGGCCGCGGTCTGGGCTCGGGCCACGGCACCTACGCCGGGCGGGGGCGCAAGGGCCAGAAATCCCGCTCCGGCGATCGCAAGATGCCGCCTTATTTTGAGGGCGGCCGCACCCCCCTCGTCCGCCGCCTGCCCAAAGCGCGGGGGGAGGGCTTCACCCTGGTGGAGAAGGTGATCTACCAGCCGGTCAACGTGGGCCAGCTGAACCGTTTCCCGCCCCATAGCGAGATCACCCCCCTCATCCTGGCCCAGGCCGGCCTGCTCCGGGATCCGGAGGAGCCGGTGGTGATCCTCGGAGATGGGGAGGTGGATCGCCCGCTGGTGGTCAAGGCCCATCGCTTCTCCGCCTCGGCGCGAGCGAAGATCGAGGCCGCCGGCGGCCAGGCGGTGGTGATCCCTCGCTAA
- a CDS encoding DNA-directed RNA polymerase subunit alpha, which yields MAGVTLVLPKVEAEILTQAYGRFVISPLEQGYGVTIGNALRRVLLSSLPGAAVTSIRITDVPHEFSTIPGVREDVIQIILNIKQLRMKLYGDGPARLRLEVAGEGVVTAADIQCPPEVEIVNPDLYLFTVDDERTRLEIEMTVERGRGYSPAEERGRLPIGEIPVDAIFSPVRRCTFEIDRARVGQRTNYDRLVMEIWTDGTMGPKEALIEAARLLMQHFSLISEFVAPEEQEAVPAPVRAMIPPQAYETSLESLELSARVINPLRRAGITNVGQVLELLYRGEEALLSVRNFGAKSLEELRERLIERGFLKPEDLAQPEEEIEEA from the coding sequence GTGGCGGGTGTCACGCTGGTTCTGCCTAAAGTGGAGGCGGAGATCCTGACGCAGGCATACGGGCGCTTTGTGATCAGCCCGCTGGAGCAGGGCTATGGGGTGACCATCGGGAACGCCCTCCGGCGGGTGCTGTTGAGCTCGTTGCCGGGCGCTGCGGTGACCAGCATCCGGATCACCGATGTGCCCCACGAGTTCTCGACCATCCCGGGCGTCCGGGAGGACGTCATCCAGATCATCCTGAACATCAAGCAGCTCCGGATGAAGCTCTACGGCGACGGGCCGGCCCGCCTGCGGCTGGAAGTGGCCGGCGAGGGCGTGGTCACGGCGGCCGACATCCAGTGCCCGCCCGAGGTGGAGATCGTCAACCCCGATCTCTACCTGTTCACGGTGGACGACGAGCGGACCCGTCTGGAGATCGAGATGACGGTGGAGCGAGGGCGGGGATATTCCCCGGCCGAGGAGCGCGGCCGCCTGCCCATCGGGGAGATCCCCGTGGACGCCATCTTTAGCCCCGTCCGCCGGTGCACCTTCGAGATCGACCGGGCCCGGGTGGGACAGCGGACGAACTACGATCGCCTGGTGATGGAGATCTGGACGGATGGGACGATGGGGCCAAAGGAGGCGTTGATCGAGGCCGCTCGCCTGCTGATGCAGCATTTCTCCCTGATCTCCGAGTTCGTGGCCCCGGAGGAGCAGGAAGCGGTGCCCGCTCCGGTGCGGGCGATGATCCCGCCCCAGGCTTATGAGACCTCGCTGGAAAGCCTGGAGCTGAGCGCCCGGGTGATTAACCCGTTGCGGCGGGCCGGCATCACCAACGTCGGCCAGGTCCTGGAGCTCCTGTATCGCGGGGAGGAAGCCCTGCTCTCGGTCCGCAACTTCGGCGCCAAATCCCTGGAGGAGCTGCGCGAACGGCTGATCGAGCGGGGGTTCCTGAAGCCCGAGGACCTGGCCCAGCCTGAGGAGGAGATCGAGGAGGCCTGA
- the rpsD gene encoding 30S ribosomal protein S4, which produces MARYIGPVCRLCRREGEKLYLKGERCFTPKCAIERRNYPPGQHGRELQFRRSRPSDYGLQLREKQKLRRIYGVLERQFRRYFEIAQRARGMTGALLLILLERRLDNVVYRLGFASSRAQARQLVRHGHFEVNGRKVDIPSYQVKPGDIIRVRESSREKEYFKALAERLEGHRPPPWLQLNPQDLSGQVLRLPVREEIDTRVQEHLIVEFYSR; this is translated from the coding sequence ATGGCACGTTACATCGGACCGGTATGCCGATTGTGCCGGCGGGAAGGCGAGAAGCTCTATCTGAAGGGAGAGCGCTGCTTCACGCCCAAGTGCGCCATTGAGCGACGGAACTATCCGCCCGGGCAGCACGGCCGGGAGCTGCAGTTCCGGCGCAGCCGCCCTTCGGATTACGGGCTGCAGCTTCGGGAGAAGCAGAAGCTGCGGCGCATCTATGGGGTGCTGGAGCGGCAGTTCCGGCGTTATTTTGAGATCGCCCAGCGGGCCCGGGGGATGACCGGCGCCCTGTTGCTGATCCTGCTGGAACGCCGACTGGATAACGTGGTCTACCGGCTGGGGTTCGCCAGCTCCCGGGCCCAGGCCCGGCAGCTGGTCCGCCACGGCCACTTCGAGGTCAACGGACGCAAGGTGGACATCCCTTCCTACCAGGTCAAACCTGGCGATATCATCCGGGTCCGGGAGAGCAGCCGAGAGAAAGAGTATTTCAAGGCCCTCGCGGAACGGCTGGAAGGCCATCGGCCACCTCCCTGGTTGCAGCTCAACCCGCAAGATCTCTCCGGACAGGTGCTGCGCCTGCCGGTCCGGGAGGAGATCGACACGCGGGTTCAGGAGCATCTCATCGTGGAGTTCTACTCCCGTTAA
- the rpmJ gene encoding 50S ribosomal protein L36, which yields MKVTPSVRRRCPKCKIVRRKGVVRVICENPKHKQRQG from the coding sequence ATGAAGGTCACACCTTCGGTGCGCCGGCGATGCCCGAAGTGCAAGATCGTGCGGCGCAAAGGAGTGGTGCGGGTGATCTGCGAGAACCCCAAGCACAAGCAGCGCCAGGGGTGA